TTCTTTTACGGAACATGTTGTGATTTTCAGCTACCTATCGCcagaaattgagcaaaatcATTTCCTCTCCTTGCAAGAATTGGTGGAGCTGAACCCAACTAGCACTGAGCTCAGCTACATGCTTCTGCAAATCACTCTACATCTTGCTGGCAAAAAGGCACAGGGACAGCTCCTGGAGATTACAGAAATGCTCCTAGAAGCCCAGGGAAATCATTTGCATGAGTATTACGTTAAGAAGTTGAAGATGCCAAATTATGTCATGCGGCTGGCAAAGTTAATGAAGATCAATAGAAGGATAGAGTCGGATATGCGGGATCGAGTGGAGAAGAATCATATTGctagaatttttaatattttaaaagtggagttTTCGGAGCCAGATATGTTTGAATCAACTTGaagagttctgaaaataaatttttattttaattaaaagctGTTCTTGATATCTCCGTAGATAGTTTATATCTAGAGTCGTacctttttcaataaaaaaagcaccgtttctataaaaaaaaagtttcagcaaaTGTTATCCTTCGGCCTGTGCGCTGTCTGTGGCCAGGTGACCACTGGGAAAAACTTTGGAGTTATTAGTTGCAGATCTTGCGCGGCGTTTTTCAGAAGAGCTCCGACATGGAGCCGAAGGTTTCCTGAATGCGTTAAGGCCAGctgtgcaatttttgaaaacgggAAGTGGgtcatttttgcatattttttagaactgctccaaactgaaaatttttcagattcaaatgCAAAAAGTGTCGATTAAAACGATGCCAAGAAGTGGGAATGGATGTTAAAAGtacggaatttttttctgatatcaaaaaaaaaatccaaaaatgtgtttttttcagaaattcagcAAAATCGAGACTTGATCTCCACGTCCAACATGTTCCAAAAACGGGTTACTCTTATATTTGGGCCTGCGCATTCCATGTCAACTTTTCTCGGGAGGCCCAGTTTCCTATTGCACTGTGAGCCGGAGCTAGCTTCTCATTCTAAAACAATTATAGATGTTTCGTATTTAGTGGATGTTGCaaggaaaattttcgaaaaagttggtgtcacaatttcacattttaggcaaatttataaattttccgacaatatgtatattttcagGACGCCACTATTTCTCATAAATCGTCCAACTATTACAATAGCCTAGAACTTCTCACATTGGCGCTTGATGCTTTTCGGCCAAAAGATATTGACAAAAAGCTTACAAGGCttacaaaaattggcaaaaacgAGTCACTTCTTATGTGGGAGCAAAGTTTTTTGAGGGCTGCAGagtggttttcaaatttgccgagtttcaTGAAGTTGGAGGATTGGATGAAGGTAATTGGTTTGAAAAGAGCATTGAGACAAGTTCaagctttcaaaatattttctgcaaatttttctgGCTAGAGTTTTCAagataaattgccaaaaaaattaactggcGAGAGGTCGGCCGCTATATTTTTACCAGtaaaatgtcgattttttgagatcaCCAAAACGCGAATTTACTGCAAATGTGTTGCTTCTACTtcaaaaatcgccaattttGCAGCTAGATATCCTGAAATCCTCCTGGCTAGCCTGGACTCGGCTTGAAAAACGCTGTGAAGCTGCAGACTATCAAAAGAGCAAAATCTTGGAAAATGGAGTTTTTATGTGCGGAAA
This is a stretch of genomic DNA from Caenorhabditis elegans chromosome V. It encodes these proteins:
- the nhr-96 gene encoding Nuclear hormone receptor family member nhr-96 (Confirmed by transcript evidence) — encoded protein: MLSFGLCAVCGQVTTGKNFGVISCRSCAAFFRRAPTWSRRFPECVKASCAIFENGKFKCKKCRLKRCQEVGMDVKKIQQNRDLISTSNMFQKRVTLIFGPAHSMSTFLGRPSFLLHCEPELASHSKTIIDVSYLVDVARKIFEKDATISHKSSNYYNSLELLTLALDAFRPKDIDKKLTRLTKIGKNESLLMWEQSFLRAAEWFSNLPSFMKLEDWMKLDILKSSWLAWTRLEKRCEAADYQKSKILENGVFMCGNGSCLAIAEYEVDLSWCTNYTAEQLKYYLSPDSEGQKCIEDLIELSPSSTEVNFMILQLTLHHAGKKSQGRLLEATENIIEAQANHLHSYYVEKVKMPNYSARLAKMMKINRGIAGEMRCRREKNQIARVFDIMKVEFSDPEMFELT